The window CAATTCCTGCCAGGTAAGAGATTTGATTTGCTCTGTCGATCGGGGCCATTGGAAGCTTCCGTTTTCAAGACGTTTATACAAGAGGATGAATCCATCGCCTTCCCAAAGCAGTGCTTTGAGGCGATCACGTCTTCTGCCACAGAACAGATAGAGTCTAGGGGTAAAAGGGTCCATTCCGAAGGTTTCTTGAACAAGGGCAGCAAGACCGTCTATCGATTTGCGCATATCTGTATAGCCACAGGCAATGTAGATTTCCTTTGCTACTGTGATGTCGCCTAGCATATAGATTTTAAAGCTAGCAAAACAGTTTCAAGTGTTTCTTTAGAAGTACCTTCTTTTACTTCTACTGTTGCAATCGGAAAATGAATGGTGATGAAGCCTAGTGTTTGCGTGGGTCTTGTGTCGAATGATAGTTTTGCAAACTCAACTGGTTTTTGATCCACATGTGTAACTGGAAGTCGTTGTTTGCAAGCTTCTTTCCGAATTTTTTTCAGCCAGTAGTAGTAAGATGCTTCGTTGATGCTTTTTTGCTTACACCAAGTTCGTACGGTCATTCCACTATCTTGGCATTCCATTATTAGCTTTGACCACTGTTCCTTGCGGAACTGGATTTTTACTTGGGTTATTTCATCCATGAATAATACCTCCATCGTATAGCTTTAGAGTACTTGAAAAACTTGAAAAACTCTAACTCTAAAAACTATAAATGTTATTTTGAAGGTATTATTACATGAATCATATTAAATTGTAAGGCACCATGTTATTGAGCGGTTAC of the Desulfuribacillus stibiiarsenatis genome contains:
- the tnpB gene encoding IS66 family insertion sequence element accessory protein TnpB (TnpB, as the term is used for proteins encoded by IS66 family insertion elements, is considered an accessory protein, since TnpC, encoded by a neighboring gene, is a DDE family transposase.) codes for the protein MLGDITVAKEIYIACGYTDMRKSIDGLAALVQETFGMDPFTPRLYLFCGRRRDRLKALLWEGDGFILLYKRLENGSFQWPRSTEQIKSLTWQEL
- the tnpA gene encoding IS66 family insertion sequence element accessory protein TnpA, coding for MDEITQVKIQFRKEQWSKLIMECQDSGMTVRTWCKQKSINEASYYYWLKKIRKEACKQRLPVTHVDQKPVEFAKLSFDTRPTQTLGFITIHFPIATVEVKEGTSKETLETVLLALKSIC